One genomic segment of Prosthecobacter fusiformis includes these proteins:
- a CDS encoding metallophosphoesterase family protein, whose protein sequence is MRILAIGDVHGCSIALRTLLNTVQPGSDDIVITLGDYVDRGPDSKGVLDILLELEKTTQLKPLTGNHEILFLDAMAGQVDPEAWLRVGGRETLISYAPEATVMDWRQVTPAHVEFLSERCLRHWETEHHLFVHANANSVFPLSEQSDDWLFWTRFDDSFPHVSGKMMVCGHTAQKNGIPALKPQAICLDTWAYGEGWLTCLDVTTGEFVQANQAGVIKTFTMADLLGDPPTATDILVAKQA, encoded by the coding sequence ATGCGAATCCTGGCTATCGGTGACGTGCACGGCTGCTCCATCGCTCTTCGGACACTGTTGAATACGGTGCAGCCCGGGAGCGATGATATCGTCATCACCCTGGGTGATTATGTGGACCGGGGACCGGACTCAAAGGGGGTGCTGGACATTCTGCTGGAGCTGGAGAAGACGACGCAACTGAAGCCATTGACGGGCAATCATGAAATCCTATTTTTGGATGCCATGGCAGGACAGGTGGACCCCGAGGCATGGCTGAGAGTGGGAGGCAGGGAGACTCTGATATCGTATGCACCGGAAGCCACCGTCATGGACTGGCGACAGGTGACTCCTGCCCATGTGGAGTTTCTCAGCGAGCGCTGTCTGCGTCACTGGGAGACGGAGCATCATCTTTTTGTGCATGCGAATGCAAACTCGGTTTTTCCATTGAGTGAGCAAAGTGATGACTGGCTGTTCTGGACACGATTTGACGACAGCTTTCCGCATGTTTCAGGAAAGATGATGGTCTGCGGTCATACGGCGCAAAAAAACGGCATCCCGGCGCTGAAGCCGCAGGCGATCTGCCTGGATACGTGGGCCTATGGAGAAGGATGGCTGACCTGCCTGGACGTGACGACCGGAGAATTCGTGCAGGCAAATCAGGCGGGCGTGATCAAGACCTTCACAATGGCTGACCTGCTGGGAGATCCGCCGACAGCCACGGATATTCTGGTGGCAAAGCAGGCCTGA
- a CDS encoding PVC-type heme-binding CxxCH protein: MKHFLILTLGLSVVAYAAPPPADGIKSKTTYAAAYGPTNNEAMVDPAKDLPRYPAVAPKDAAATWQVKTGFRLELVAHEPLVRDPIAVCFDERGRMFVCEMIDYSEMRDVTPHLGRISMLEDKDGDGFFETSQVFADNLPWPTGLIWANGGLYVGATPDIWRFEDKDGDGTAEVRQKIFTGFGTGLKILNVQGLMNSFQWGQDNRIHILAGGGNRGAIQCLLRPELPAQELGGKDFWFDPLTHEFGLEGGGAQYGMSFDNYGRKFGCSNSDHLQYWVYDTKYAARNPYYSMPAARTSIAADGGAAEVFRLSPDEPWRIIRTRWRVAGVVKGAVEGGGRVSGYFTGATGTTIYRGDAYGPDFLNNSFTGDAGGQLIHRKIIRYAENGIDLVGERPADEHGIEFAASDDTWVRVVNFANAPDGHLYVCDMYREIIEHPWSVPDEIKKHLDLNSGNDRGRIWRIVQTGANKPATYRTRPALDQASTDKLVQTLAHPNGWHRDTATRLLYEKKRLSSMLPLQDIMEGDTDPVAKLHVMQALQAIGQLTEDILLIALKDKNPFVKERALTLLDSVYPDAQYPAEVMKVITHYSFKSSSPRVAYQLALTLAGLPAGHDAVSELRSIGRKPRLVEAIASGRPEHAFRLQKEMERPAGKVGHPHEVQLALIDIIGARNESAEVQELLQLWTRDDSRLQADKLAALGTGLRRAGTTLAKVDKEGKLTAVFTKAVATAQDATAEERSRLEALSLLSLATPDQAQEALEACLKSDQSAAIQTAAVMALKDLTPKGLAHLLLTAWPGLKPKARDTAQAAVLARDDSVLALLESMGANTPVLKPADLSASQVQALAKHKNDKVSALAKTVLASVIPPSREEVVKKFQPALSLKGDAAAGNQVFMARCFACHVANGQGIEVGPGFTTVKTRGKEGLLTAILEPHKEVASQYIAYTVNTKDGQTLSGIIAKDDASSMTLKMMGGAEITVQRSNIQGSTSNGQSLMPEGLEQGMTVQEMADLITFIETAK, encoded by the coding sequence ATGAAACACTTTCTCATCCTCACCCTCGGGCTTTCGGTCGTCGCCTATGCCGCCCCCCCGCCTGCGGATGGCATCAAGTCCAAGACCACCTATGCCGCTGCTTATGGCCCCACGAACAATGAGGCCATGGTGGACCCTGCCAAAGATTTGCCCCGCTATCCCGCCGTTGCACCCAAGGACGCGGCGGCTACCTGGCAGGTAAAAACAGGCTTCCGGCTGGAACTCGTCGCCCATGAGCCTCTGGTCCGTGATCCCATCGCGGTTTGTTTTGATGAGCGTGGTCGCATGTTCGTCTGTGAAATGATCGACTATTCAGAGATGCGTGACGTCACCCCTCACCTCGGTCGCATTTCCATGCTGGAGGACAAAGACGGAGATGGCTTCTTTGAAACCAGCCAGGTCTTTGCCGATAATCTCCCCTGGCCCACCGGCCTCATCTGGGCCAATGGCGGTCTTTACGTTGGAGCCACGCCAGACATCTGGCGCTTCGAGGACAAGGATGGCGATGGCACTGCTGAGGTGCGTCAAAAGATCTTCACGGGCTTTGGCACCGGATTGAAAATCCTCAATGTCCAAGGCCTCATGAACAGCTTCCAGTGGGGACAGGACAACCGTATCCACATCCTCGCCGGTGGTGGCAACCGGGGGGCGATCCAATGTCTCCTCCGACCGGAACTGCCTGCGCAGGAACTCGGCGGTAAGGATTTTTGGTTCGATCCCCTTACTCACGAATTTGGCCTGGAAGGTGGAGGTGCCCAGTATGGCATGAGCTTTGATAACTATGGGCGCAAGTTCGGCTGCTCGAATTCAGACCACCTTCAATACTGGGTCTATGACACCAAGTATGCAGCCCGGAATCCCTACTACTCGATGCCTGCTGCCCGCACAAGCATCGCGGCGGATGGCGGTGCTGCCGAGGTATTCCGCCTGAGCCCGGATGAACCCTGGCGCATCATCCGCACCCGCTGGCGTGTTGCTGGTGTGGTCAAAGGTGCCGTGGAAGGGGGCGGTCGCGTCAGCGGTTACTTTACCGGCGCTACGGGCACCACCATCTATCGTGGGGATGCCTATGGCCCTGACTTTTTAAACAACAGCTTCACGGGCGATGCCGGTGGCCAGCTCATCCATCGCAAAATCATTCGTTATGCCGAAAACGGCATCGACCTCGTTGGCGAGCGTCCCGCGGATGAACACGGGATCGAATTCGCCGCCAGCGATGACACCTGGGTCCGCGTGGTCAACTTTGCCAATGCCCCCGATGGTCACCTCTATGTCTGTGATATGTATCGCGAGATCATCGAGCATCCCTGGAGCGTACCTGACGAAATCAAAAAACATCTCGATCTAAACAGTGGCAATGACCGTGGCCGCATCTGGCGCATCGTCCAAACCGGCGCGAACAAGCCCGCCACCTATCGCACCCGGCCCGCTCTGGACCAAGCCTCAACCGATAAACTCGTCCAGACCCTCGCCCACCCGAATGGCTGGCATCGCGATACCGCCACCCGTCTTTTGTATGAAAAGAAACGACTGTCCTCCATGCTTCCTCTCCAGGACATAATGGAAGGCGACACCGACCCTGTGGCCAAGCTTCATGTTATGCAGGCTCTTCAGGCCATCGGTCAGCTCACTGAAGACATACTTCTCATCGCCCTCAAAGACAAAAACCCTTTCGTTAAGGAGCGGGCACTGACTTTGCTGGACAGTGTTTACCCGGATGCTCAATACCCCGCTGAGGTGATGAAGGTAATCACCCATTATTCATTCAAATCTTCCTCTCCAAGGGTCGCATATCAACTGGCGCTCACCCTGGCCGGCCTTCCAGCAGGCCATGATGCCGTCAGCGAATTGCGTTCTATAGGCAGAAAGCCACGTCTTGTCGAAGCGATTGCCAGCGGTCGGCCAGAACACGCCTTTAGACTGCAAAAGGAAATGGAGCGACCTGCAGGAAAAGTGGGGCACCCCCACGAAGTCCAGCTTGCTTTGATTGACATCATCGGTGCACGCAATGAAAGCGCAGAAGTCCAGGAGCTGCTTCAATTGTGGACACGCGATGACAGCCGTCTTCAGGCTGACAAACTCGCTGCCCTCGGCACCGGGCTTCGCCGCGCAGGCACCACCCTGGCCAAAGTGGATAAGGAAGGCAAACTCACCGCCGTTTTCACCAAAGCCGTAGCGACTGCCCAGGACGCCACCGCCGAAGAGCGATCCCGGCTCGAAGCCCTCAGCCTTCTTTCCCTAGCCACCCCAGATCAAGCTCAAGAAGCCTTGGAGGCCTGCCTGAAATCGGACCAGTCCGCCGCCATCCAAACGGCTGCCGTGATGGCGCTCAAAGACCTGACCCCAAAAGGCCTCGCTCATCTCTTGCTCACAGCTTGGCCCGGCCTGAAGCCCAAGGCCCGTGATACCGCCCAGGCTGCTGTATTGGCACGGGATGACAGCGTGCTTGCTCTTCTGGAATCCATGGGAGCGAATACTCCAGTCCTGAAACCGGCTGACCTCAGCGCCTCACAGGTCCAGGCTTTGGCGAAGCATAAGAACGACAAGGTTTCCGCTCTTGCCAAAACCGTTCTCGCTTCCGTCATCCCACCGTCGCGTGAGGAGGTCGTGAAGAAATTCCAGCCCGCTCTCAGCCTGAAAGGCGATGCTGCCGCCGGCAATCAGGTCTTCATGGCCCGCTGCTTCGCCTGCCATGTTGCCAACGGCCAGGGGATCGAAGTCGGCCCCGGCTTCACCACAGTCAAAACTCGCGGTAAAGAAGGCCTGCTCACTGCCATCCTCGAGCCTCATAAGGAAGTCGCCTCCCAATACATCGCCTACACCGTGAATACCAAAGACGGCCAGACCCTCAGCGGCATCATCGCCAAGGACGATGCCAGCAGCATGACCCTCAAGATGATGGGCGGTGCCGAAATCACCGTTCAGCGCTCGAACATCCAGGGCAGCACTTCCAATGGCCAAAGCCTCATGCCCGAAGGCCTGGAGCAAGGCATGACCGTCCAGGAAATGGCGGATCTCATCACCTTCATTGAGACCGCAAAATAA
- a CDS encoding SAM-dependent methyltransferase — MNPTTLSLEDTEVVSTSTAKAQRACFYERLVMSTLRSFPVGGLRMVLPDGREHRLGNPDAEDMLEMRVHHVEFFRQCALYGNIGFGEAYVHGDWDAEDVAGVIRWFIQNIHATQGSAASSTKLRGMNLLRAYNRALHLLRPNSLKTSRRNIAEHYDLGNEFYALWLDKTMTYSAARFEHEGQPLEEAQFGKYDALCQKLELKATDHVLEIGCGWGGFCTHAAREYGCRVTAVTISQEQHNYATARVKREGLDHLVEIRLQDYRLVTGQYDKIASIEMLEAVGEAYVDGYFAKCQEVLKPQGLLAFQVITVPDCRYKNLVQGVDWIQKHIFPGSLLLSMARVNQAINKTGDLFLHGLEDLGAGYAKTLRLWFERFNARLDEVKELGFDETFIRKWNYYLQYCEAAFATRNISVVQAVYTRPNNEQLHRTW, encoded by the coding sequence ATGAACCCGACTACGCTCAGCCTCGAAGATACCGAAGTTGTCTCCACTTCCACCGCCAAAGCTCAGCGGGCATGTTTTTATGAAAGGCTGGTGATGAGCACCCTGCGAAGCTTCCCTGTGGGCGGCCTGCGCATGGTGCTGCCGGACGGTCGCGAACACCGGCTGGGAAATCCTGATGCGGAAGACATGCTGGAAATGCGCGTGCATCATGTGGAGTTCTTCCGCCAATGCGCGCTCTATGGTAACATCGGCTTTGGTGAAGCCTATGTGCATGGTGACTGGGATGCGGAGGATGTGGCCGGGGTGATCCGATGGTTTATCCAAAACATCCACGCGACCCAAGGAAGTGCCGCCTCATCCACTAAGCTGCGAGGGATGAATCTGCTGCGGGCTTACAACCGAGCTCTGCATCTACTGCGACCTAACAGCCTGAAGACAAGCCGGAGGAATATCGCAGAACATTATGACCTGGGGAATGAGTTTTACGCGCTCTGGCTGGACAAGACGATGACTTATTCTGCGGCGCGTTTTGAGCATGAAGGCCAGCCGTTGGAAGAAGCACAGTTTGGCAAATATGATGCGCTGTGCCAGAAGCTGGAACTGAAGGCGACTGATCATGTACTGGAGATCGGCTGCGGATGGGGCGGCTTCTGCACGCATGCGGCGAGAGAATACGGATGCCGGGTGACGGCGGTGACGATCTCCCAAGAGCAGCACAATTATGCAACGGCGCGGGTGAAGCGGGAGGGCCTGGACCATTTGGTGGAGATCCGTCTGCAAGATTACCGGCTGGTGACGGGGCAGTATGATAAGATCGCCTCGATCGAAATGCTGGAGGCGGTGGGTGAGGCGTATGTGGATGGATACTTCGCGAAATGCCAGGAGGTGCTGAAACCACAGGGGTTGCTGGCTTTTCAGGTGATCACTGTGCCGGACTGCCGATATAAGAATTTGGTGCAAGGTGTGGATTGGATCCAGAAGCACATTTTTCCTGGTTCTCTGCTGCTGAGCATGGCGCGGGTGAATCAAGCCATCAATAAGACGGGTGATCTCTTTCTACATGGGCTGGAGGACCTGGGGGCCGGCTATGCGAAGACATTGCGGTTATGGTTTGAGCGCTTCAATGCCCGACTGGATGAAGTGAAAGAACTGGGCTTTGACGAAACCTTTATCCGCAAGTGGAACTATTACCTTCAATACTGTGAGGCGGCCTTTGCCACTCGCAACATCAGCGTGGTTCAGGCTGTCTATACGCGGCCTAACAATGAACAACTTCACCGAACCTGGTGA
- a CDS encoding uracil-DNA glycosylase family protein encodes MSTSARLIQAARTLSDGLRSLTFAPPTAYVYCPLDYARVPHELYLSLYGEGKKRVVFVGMNPGPFGMTQTGVPFGEIASVRDWMKIETPVGHPEKEHPKRRVTGFACKNSEVSGRRLWGLFAQRFGAAENFFKDHFVANYCPLVFMEEGGRNRTPDKLPANETDAMESLCDAHLRDVITTLDPEWVIGVGAFAEARAQRAKDALGSSFKVGRVLHPSPASPLANRDWPGEATRQMVKQGVWSAD; translated from the coding sequence ATGTCCACCTCTGCCCGCCTCATCCAGGCCGCCCGCACTTTGAGCGATGGCCTCCGCTCCCTCACTTTCGCCCCGCCCACAGCATACGTTTACTGCCCGCTCGATTACGCGCGTGTCCCTCATGAGCTCTACCTCAGCCTTTATGGCGAAGGGAAAAAGCGAGTCGTCTTCGTCGGTATGAACCCCGGACCTTTCGGCATGACCCAGACAGGCGTGCCATTTGGAGAGATCGCTTCCGTTCGCGACTGGATGAAGATCGAGACCCCCGTCGGCCATCCTGAAAAGGAGCACCCTAAACGCCGCGTCACCGGCTTTGCCTGCAAAAATTCAGAGGTCAGCGGTCGCCGTCTCTGGGGCCTCTTTGCTCAGCGTTTTGGTGCGGCTGAAAACTTCTTTAAAGACCACTTTGTCGCCAATTATTGCCCTCTCGTTTTCATGGAGGAAGGCGGCCGCAATCGTACTCCAGACAAACTTCCGGCCAACGAAACCGATGCCATGGAAAGTCTTTGCGATGCTCATCTCCGCGATGTCATCACCACCTTGGACCCGGAATGGGTCATCGGCGTTGGAGCTTTTGCTGAAGCCCGTGCCCAGCGTGCCAAGGATGCCCTGGGCAGCAGTTTCAAAGTCGGCCGCGTCCTTCACCCCAGCCCTGCCAGTCCCCTGGCCAATCGCGACTGGCCCGGTGAAGCCACCCGTCAGATGGTCAAACAGGGCGTTTGGTCTGCTGATTGA
- the hemB gene encoding porphobilinogen synthase — MNLPIRPRRNRQSPAIRDLVRETVLTPGNLIYPLFIQEGDENTPIAAMPGCQRWCLADLVKEAGEAHALGIPGVVLFPRIPDELKTPGAEECHNDAGLVPRAIRALKAAHPTLMVITDVALDPYNSDGHDGLVAADGRILNDETVTVLCQQALCHARAGADIVAPSDMMDGRVAALRAALDSDGFTQVSIMSYTAKYASAYYGPFRGALDSAPKAGDKKTYQMDPANTIEALREAALDESEGADILMVKPAGPYLDIITRIRDASTLPIAAYQVSGEYLMIKAGAAAGWLDEDKVALESLLGIRRAGANMILTYFAKKVAAVL; from the coding sequence ATGAATCTGCCCATCCGGCCACGCCGCAACCGCCAGTCACCCGCCATTCGTGACCTGGTCCGCGAAACCGTCCTCACTCCTGGCAATCTCATCTACCCCCTGTTCATTCAGGAGGGGGATGAAAACACACCCATCGCCGCCATGCCCGGCTGCCAGCGCTGGTGTTTGGCAGACTTGGTCAAAGAAGCCGGTGAAGCACACGCCCTCGGCATCCCCGGCGTCGTCCTTTTCCCCCGCATCCCTGATGAACTCAAAACCCCGGGTGCTGAAGAATGCCACAACGATGCAGGCCTCGTTCCTCGTGCCATCCGTGCTCTCAAAGCTGCCCATCCCACTTTGATGGTCATCACCGATGTCGCCCTGGATCCCTACAACAGCGACGGTCACGATGGTCTCGTCGCTGCCGATGGCCGCATCCTCAATGATGAAACCGTCACCGTGCTCTGCCAGCAGGCCCTTTGCCATGCCCGCGCCGGTGCGGATATCGTCGCCCCCAGCGACATGATGGATGGCCGCGTCGCTGCCCTTCGTGCTGCTTTGGATTCCGATGGGTTTACGCAAGTATCCATCATGAGTTATACCGCCAAGTACGCCAGCGCCTACTATGGCCCCTTCCGGGGTGCTCTGGATTCCGCTCCCAAGGCTGGAGATAAAAAGACCTATCAGATGGATCCCGCCAATACCATTGAAGCCCTGCGCGAAGCCGCCCTCGATGAATCCGAAGGGGCGGATATTCTCATGGTCAAACCCGCCGGTCCATATCTGGACATCATCACCCGCATTCGTGATGCCAGTACCCTCCCCATCGCCGCGTATCAGGTCAGTGGAGAATACCTCATGATCAAGGCCGGTGCCGCCGCAGGTTGGCTGGATGAGGACAAAGTCGCTCTGGAATCCCTCCTCGGTATTCGCCGTGCCGGGGCCAATATGATCCTAACATACTTTGCCAAAAAAGTCGCCGCCGTTCTCTGA
- a CDS encoding DUF2062 domain-containing protein: MTPKKTGPWRRWVVNPIMQQLTQGTTPAKISQAIAYGITLGIFPIIGSNTLLTLLAGVPLKLNQPILQAFKTLAYPLQWALILGFYRAGEWLFNAPHVSIHIPSMIERFFAEPIPFFKDYGMTALYGIAVWCLVAPVLMAVIYFSSKPLIEHLATRNPLRPSTP; encoded by the coding sequence ATGACCCCAAAGAAGACTGGCCCATGGAGGCGCTGGGTGGTGAATCCCATCATGCAGCAACTCACCCAGGGCACAACGCCGGCGAAGATCTCCCAGGCCATCGCCTATGGCATCACGCTGGGAATCTTCCCCATCATTGGATCCAACACGCTGCTGACCTTGCTAGCGGGTGTTCCATTGAAGCTGAACCAGCCGATCTTGCAGGCTTTCAAAACCCTGGCTTATCCGCTGCAATGGGCGCTGATCCTGGGTTTTTACCGGGCGGGTGAATGGCTCTTCAATGCACCGCATGTGAGCATTCACATCCCAAGCATGATCGAGCGTTTCTTTGCCGAACCCATCCCCTTCTTCAAGGACTATGGAATGACGGCTCTGTATGGCATCGCGGTCTGGTGTCTGGTGGCCCCGGTTCTTATGGCCGTGATCTATTTCAGTTCGAAGCCGCTCATTGAGCATCTGGCCACACGCAATCCATTACGCCCATCCACACCATGA
- a CDS encoding DUF1365 domain-containing protein, producing the protein MVNAASAIYECEVMHHRLKPKVHRFSYRLFYLWLDLDELDELSNHLRFFKRNRWALFSFYDEDHIVRDAKETKANVLQTIQEAGVDASIIAKVKLLTFPRVMGYIFNPVCFYYCYDAQGQPVCSVAEVTNTFHEQKPYVLTRHEGDRFRLTTPKHFYVSPFFGLELNFDFKLRLPTEHLEIHVDDREGGERVMLTSLTGHRRPLTDSALLACAFKYPLLTLRVIFLIHWHALRLWMKGLRVHRKADQPDLQRGVFRPHRSISPIKP; encoded by the coding sequence ATGGTGAATGCAGCGTCCGCCATTTACGAATGCGAGGTGATGCATCACCGGCTGAAGCCGAAGGTGCACCGGTTCAGCTATCGGCTGTTTTATCTATGGCTGGACCTGGATGAACTGGATGAGCTATCCAACCATTTGCGATTCTTTAAACGGAACAGGTGGGCGCTGTTCTCCTTCTATGATGAAGATCACATCGTGAGAGATGCGAAGGAGACGAAGGCGAATGTTTTGCAGACGATCCAGGAAGCTGGCGTGGATGCTTCAATCATCGCCAAGGTGAAGTTGCTGACCTTCCCTCGGGTCATGGGGTATATTTTCAATCCGGTCTGCTTTTATTACTGCTACGATGCCCAGGGTCAGCCGGTATGTTCAGTGGCGGAGGTGACAAACACCTTTCATGAGCAGAAGCCTTATGTGCTGACACGGCATGAGGGGGACCGCTTCCGGCTGACGACTCCCAAGCATTTTTATGTATCGCCATTCTTTGGCTTGGAACTGAACTTTGATTTCAAACTGCGCCTGCCGACGGAGCATCTGGAGATCCATGTGGATGACCGTGAAGGGGGGGAGCGGGTGATGCTCACCAGCCTGACAGGCCATCGGCGGCCACTGACGGACTCGGCGCTGCTAGCCTGTGCATTCAAGTATCCACTGCTGACGCTGCGGGTGATTTTCCTCATTCACTGGCATGCACTCAGGCTCTGGATGAAGGGCCTGCGCGTGCATCGGAAAGCGGATCAGCCGGACCTGCAACGCGGCGTCTTCCGCCCCCATCGCTCCATTTCTCCCATCAAGCCATGA
- a CDS encoding DUF1475 family protein codes for MILILRLFFIVVLLSMLAVTTWASTQVTLWKIPYETWTHPWWIATLFDAYWGFLTFYCWIAYKEVSWVARGAWLIAVLLLGNIAMAVYALIQLFKVPMNGKVEEVLLRRKA; via the coding sequence ATGATCCTCATCCTGCGTCTATTTTTCATTGTGGTCCTGCTGTCCATGCTGGCCGTGACAACCTGGGCCAGCACGCAGGTGACTTTGTGGAAGATTCCCTATGAAACATGGACGCATCCATGGTGGATCGCGACGCTGTTTGATGCGTATTGGGGATTCCTCACTTTTTACTGTTGGATCGCGTACAAGGAAGTTTCATGGGTGGCCCGCGGGGCATGGCTGATTGCAGTCCTGCTTCTGGGAAACATTGCGATGGCGGTGTATGCCCTGATCCAGCTCTTCAAGGTGCCTATGAACGGTAAGGTGGAAGAGGTGCTGCTGAGGAGGAAGGCATGA
- a CDS encoding NAD(P)/FAD-dependent oxidoreductase, with translation MSKPRLCIIGSGISGLGCAYFLDKKFDITLYEAADYIGGHTNTVEVTEDGRRLPIDTGFMVFNHQTYPLLCRLFKELGVETKRTDMSFSLRHLPTGYEYNGKNLDTIFGQRSNLLSPRFWKFLLKIKRFNEETVAAMNDPQFEHMTLREYAEARGYGQDFLDLYILPMGSAVWSTPPELMLDFPARTLMHFWFNHGFLGMETRHPWWTVVDGSRQYVRKLVAPFRERIHLNSPVERIERHDGEVKVYVKGHEPQVFDKVILATHAPTSLKMLAEPTALELELLPHFKYQSNIATLHTDDRFMPRTRKCWASWNYHIEFDANGVIQPSTHYWMNLLQGVSDQKNYFVSVNGEDAIDPTKVIKRISYEHPLFDVKATAAQKRLPELNQISKDQTTYYCGAWFRYGFHEDGFMSAVNLCRDLLGEEPW, from the coding sequence ATGTCAAAACCACGTCTATGCATCATCGGGAGCGGTATTTCCGGCTTAGGATGCGCCTATTTTTTAGACAAAAAGTTCGACATCACATTATACGAGGCAGCAGACTATATTGGCGGGCATACGAATACGGTGGAAGTGACTGAGGATGGCCGAAGGCTGCCCATCGATACGGGATTCATGGTCTTCAATCACCAGACGTATCCCCTGCTCTGCCGGTTGTTTAAAGAACTGGGGGTGGAGACCAAGAGGACGGACATGTCCTTTAGTCTGCGGCATCTGCCGACTGGTTATGAGTACAATGGCAAAAACCTGGATACCATTTTCGGCCAGCGCAGCAATCTGCTAAGCCCGCGTTTTTGGAAATTCCTGCTGAAGATCAAACGCTTCAACGAAGAGACGGTGGCAGCGATGAATGATCCGCAGTTTGAGCACATGACGTTGCGGGAGTATGCGGAGGCGCGGGGGTATGGGCAGGATTTTCTGGATCTTTACATCCTGCCGATGGGCAGCGCGGTGTGGTCCACGCCACCGGAATTGATGTTGGATTTTCCGGCAAGGACGTTGATGCACTTTTGGTTCAACCATGGCTTCCTGGGCATGGAAACCCGGCACCCCTGGTGGACGGTGGTGGATGGCTCCCGGCAGTATGTGCGTAAGCTGGTGGCTCCGTTTCGGGAACGTATTCATCTGAACTCACCAGTGGAACGAATTGAGCGACATGATGGAGAGGTGAAGGTGTATGTGAAGGGTCACGAACCTCAGGTTTTTGACAAGGTCATCCTGGCCACCCATGCGCCGACGAGCCTTAAGATGCTGGCGGAGCCAACGGCACTGGAACTGGAGTTGCTGCCGCATTTCAAATATCAGTCCAACATCGCGACGTTGCATACGGATGACCGGTTCATGCCGAGAACGAGGAAGTGCTGGGCGTCGTGGAACTATCACATCGAATTTGACGCTAACGGAGTCATCCAGCCAAGCACGCATTACTGGATGAATTTGCTGCAGGGCGTATCCGATCAAAAGAACTACTTTGTGAGCGTCAACGGGGAGGATGCCATTGACCCGACCAAGGTCATCAAACGCATTTCTTATGAGCACCCGCTCTTTGATGTGAAAGCAACGGCAGCGCAAAAAAGACTGCCTGAGCTAAACCAGATCTCCAAAGACCAGACGACTTATTATTGCGGGGCCTGGTTCCGCTACGGCTTTCATGAAGACGGATTCATGTCGGCGGTGAACCTGTGCCGTGACCTGTTAGGGGAGGAGCCATGGTGA